One window from the genome of Ananas comosus cultivar F153 linkage group 13, ASM154086v1, whole genome shotgun sequence encodes:
- the LOC109719501 gene encoding uncharacterized protein LOC109719501 → MEAELALDPGGDASGGGESVERGGEEIDGGVIVMPDVDRKQEMRGGEEESVDHQGNSGGIEGLGSGNGAEVLREGVEGSSDKEASSKSQDADTTAAVDAEEMDGVEDVGKDQVLDVGEGRGHVEEDEPHREDGPSTADDAIEGNSAEGHAQDLECTVDVQNMGGKGEQVVHQGGERDRMQDVGNDHVEVSEGGNGSERKEEDQSCQEDKPTTSNDVVEGGLMEKHARDSDGNLGVQNLGQIGARELDRVRDIAEDHADPSQVVDVSVPMDEDEARQEDRSFAAKNQSTDDKVMEQAGPLQDAEGPQEWEEHKETSNDEKVKNDSLIAYGGVEAERLEGLADEAGVQVAVAEINTEGNLISEGTSFTGNENSMEIEAMDQNLVEGHLIATETLDEAQLKAAETHDATIALGEAEAGGSEGMCSLREVGDGIPDKSNDTVFAKDGGSFALRDGRMENEVISHDTTGGHFQTSEGSGGSSKNQSIVVESTSTTQGMVEDKILEINQENQTTVMTGESEHYGSIPSNDQNRDDKASVSGSSMVDKDQSDLKADLSNNGKEVENVASLPADVNIVDQFSQARKDSANPLAECANLHQKTVNKNLSEVTDIPLSSEQSRDMDGSKDEPVVSQPIIATEEVSDREAMDIDEQSTNSHLLVGTVRDKVASVTADEHSDVKEDTIVTVSFLAGGSEKGNSETEVSNVAGGNSETEASNVAGQINALKTGLSEVETVVLEKECGELPVGETQESKNHECSVADQISCINPIEVEPQLFNEDKTQVLGLHDVDFSQKSEGGQGEDNQHLERTEEQTEKSAISSTDSSQHAKYYLPPVDRDAFAVSDLIWGKVKSHPWWPGQIFDPSDASELALKYQKKDTFLVAYFGDKTFAWCDEFQLKPLHTNFSQMEKQSTSDAFRNSINSALEEVSRRVELGMACFCLPEEFYAGSKYQKVENAGIRGGIYNCVIDKSSIMSYFQPDRLLDYVKSLSQIPDQGADELELVIAKAQLKAFYQSKGYPELPTFLIGGPLVENDTEPELVEATIDGSSPALTDMESVKPKRGRGRPPKKQKNIVSELMEEKNAISHVNGGKIESGSAVDDELASLSSGKKRKQIDFDYVDPEKHKAKKVDLLEDMETKSASPTFGSSFKVGEFIRRAASHLTGAPPILKLHGETIQKSVTKVDDGKFDVFSTDDSTHPVVERRKRKLSNSKDYASPEELLSQLCLAASDPTEEYDFSPTIICFFTDFRDFTCTVSSEDEKHAQKAGGKRGRKRKVDSQLAISESSVTDHMQDSYWSDLINDSSPLIALKRRDEAHLQRRRRRKSLGETSPSLSHLQAGNVSPSLKQVLATDRSVVTVEEKIVDECTPTALFLSFSKSNALPSETDLIRIFSRYGPLREAETEVQMKLNRAKVIFKRRADAEIAFSSAGKYSIFGPSLISYRLRHLPLSPDISPSMTLQGENSAILGDVDNLEVPAPEETRVVSETVQLEAVGEGSVEKLTEMNAQTSSNFVLALEDTVVESDAMQLEAVDEGLVEKYVEMNQQTSSNSVIALQETGVDSDTMQIETVTEESMGKSTELNEQISSDFVLPVEETGIESDTMHFEAVGQGLAEKSSEMNEQTSNLALEETRVESDTPQLETVGEGLVEKSIEMEGNSILVLEETRLGSDAMQLEAVGDGLVETSAETGEETSSNFVLTLEESRVDADAMHLEAVAGGSVEKSAEKNEQPSSDVVNETKFELDTMQIEEAVAEGLAEKFSEMKEQASILAPEETRVDSDAMQLEALAEGSVEKPTEMNKQTSSDLVLTLEETKVQTSSDLVLTLEETKVESDTMQLAGAIGEGSAEKSSGVNEQTSIFVEESKVGSDTVQLEAGGEESVENSAEMKEHSVLAVVETRVEPDSLQLEAAGEGLVEKSGELNEQKSSDFVLAMGETRVDSDMLIEAVAEGPADKSIEAKQQTSPNIPSTLEETTIGSDTIQHEAVDEESIEAKQQTSSNIPSTLDKTTIQSDSMQHEAVDEITIESDMQHETVDEESIEAKQQTSFNILSTLEETTTESGTMQCEAVDEGPDGKSIEMNEKTSSDFLSAVEETKVESDSMQTEAFVEGLVGKSIEVNERPSTVAPEETRDESETLQAEAVGGGLVDKSVEMNEQTS, encoded by the exons ATGGAAGCTGAGCTTGCTCTGGATCCGGGGGGAGATGCTTCGGGAGGTGGTGAATCAGTTGAAAGAGGGGGCGAAGAGATCGACGGAGGAGTAATTGTGATGCCCGATGTGGATCGGAAGCAGGAAATGCGCGGTGGTGAGGAGGAAAGCGTGGATCATCAAGGGAACAGTGGTGGGATTGAGGGTTTGGGGAGTGGAAATGGGGCGGAAGTATTGAGAGAAGGAGTTGAAGGTTCTTCGGATAAGGAGGCGAGCTCAAAGAGTCAAGATGCGGATACTACTGCAGCAGTAGATGCTGAAGAGATGGATGGAGTGGAAGATGTTGGCAAAGATCAGGTTTTGGATGTTGGTGAGGGAAGGGGGCACGTGGAGGAAGACGAGCCTCATCGGGAAGATGGACCAAGTACAGCAGATGATGCTATCGAAGGTAATTCAGCTGAGGGGCATGCTCAAGACTTAGAGTGCACTGTCGATGTGCAAAACATGGGAGGGAAAGGTGAGCAGGTTGTTCATCAGGGGGGAGAAAGGGATAGAATGCAAGATGTTGGTAATGACCATGTCGAGGTTTCTGAGGGTGGCAATGGAAGTGAGAGAAAGGAGGAAGATCAGTCTTGTCAGGAAGACAAACCGACCACTTCAAATGATGTTGTGGAAGGTGGTTTAATGGAGAAGCATGCTCGAGATTCAGACGGCAATTTGGGTGTACAAAATCTGGGACAGATAGGTGCGCGGGAATTGGATAGAGTACGAGATATTGCTGAAGACCATGCTGATCCTTCTCAGGTAGTTGATGTAAGTGTGCCAATGGATGAAGATGAAGCTCGTCAAGAAGACCGATCCTTTGCAGCAAAGAATCAAAGCACTGACGACAAAGTGATGGAGCAAGCTGGGCCTTTGCAAGATGCTGAGGGGCCCCAGGAGTGGGAGGAACACAAGGAAACTAGTAATGATGAGAAGGTGAAGAATGATTCTCTTATAGCTTATGGTGGTGTTGAAGCTGAAAGATTGGAAGGTTTGGCAGATGAAGCAGGAGTTCAGGTTGCTGTTGCAGAGATTAATACTGAGGGCAACCTCATTAGTGAAGGAACATCTTTCACTGGAAATGAAAATAGTATGGAAATCGAAGCAATGGACCAAAATTTGGTCGAGGGGCACCTTATTGCTACAGAGACTCTGGACGAAGCTCAGCTGAAAGCAGCTGAAACCCATGATGCTACTATTGCCTTGGGAGAAGCAGAAGCTGGAGGGTCGGAAGGCATGTGCAGCTTGAGAGAAGTTGGAGATGGAATTCCGGATAAGAGCAATGATACTGTATTTGCTAAGGATGGTGGATCTTTTGCATTGAGAGATGGTAGGATGGAGAATGAGGTGATAAGCCATGATACAACTGGTGGGCATTTTCAAACTTCAGAAG GTTCTGGAGGCAGCAGTAAGAACCAGTCAATTGTTGTGGAGTCTACCTCAACCACTCAGGGAATGGTGGAAGATAAGATTTTGGAAATTAATCAGGAAAATCAAACAACGGTAATGACTGGGGAATCTGAGCATTATGGGTCTATTCCAAGCAACGATCAAAACAGAGATGATAAAGCTTCTGTTTCAGGAAGTTCCATGGTGGACAAAGATCAGAGTGATCTCAAAGCCGACCTCAGTAATAATGGGAAAGAAGTCGAAAATGTGGCTTCACTTCCAGCTGATGTCAATATTGTTGATCAATTTAGTCAGGCTAGGAAAGATTCAGCTAATCCACTTGCAGAGTGTGCAAATTTACATCAGAAAACAGTAAATAAAAATCTTTCAGAAGTTACAGATATTCCACTTAGCAGCGAGCAAAGTCGAGACATGGATGGAAGCAAAGATGAGCCAGTGGTGAGTCAACCTATTATTGCAACAGAAGAGGTTTCAGATAGAGAGGCCATGGATATAGATGAACAGAGCACGAATTCACATCTACTTGTTGGGACTGTTAGGGACAAAGTGGCTTCTGTTACTGCAGATGAGCATTCAGATGTTAAAGAAGACACAATTGTGACTGTGTCATTCTTGGCCGGTGGCAGTGAGAAAGGTAATTCTGAGACTGAAGTATCAAATGTGGCTGGAGGTAATTCTGAGACTGAAGCATCAAATGTGGCTGGGCAAATTAATGCGCTAAAAACTGGACTTTCTGAAGTTGAGACAGTTGTACTGGAAAAGGAATGCGGTGAACTTCCAGTTGGTGAGACTCAGGAGTCAAAAAATCATGAATGTTCGGTGGCTGATCAGATCTCTTGTATAAATCCTATTGAAGTAGAGCCGCAGCTTTTTAATGAAGATAAAACCCAAGTACTTGGGCTCCATGATGTAGATTTTAGTCAGAAGTCAGAAGGTGGTCAAGGCGAAGATAATCAACATTTGGAAAGAACAGAGGAACAAACAGAAAAGTCTGCGATATCTTCAACAGACAGCAGTCAACATGCTAAATACTACCTACCTCCTGTTGATAGGGATGCTTTTGCAGTTTCTGATCTTATCTGGGGTAAAGTGAAAAGCCATCCTTGGTGGCCTGGCCAAATCTTTGATCCTTCTGACGCTTCTGAATTGGCATTGAAATATCAGAAAAAGGATACCTTTTTGGTAGCTTACTTTGGAGATAAAACTTTTGCTTGGTGTGATGAATTCCAGTTAAAGCCTCTTCATACAAACTTCTCGCAGATGGAAAAGCAGAGTACTTCAGATGCATTTAGGAATTCAATCAATAGTGCTCTAGAAGAAGTCTCGAGACGTGTGGAGTTGGGAATGGCTTGCTTCTGCTTGCCTGAAGAGTTTTATGCTGGCAGTAAATATCAAAAGGTTGAGAATGCAGGGATCCGAGGAGGCATTTATAACTGTGTTATTGACAAGTCTAGCATTATGAGTTATTTTCAACCTGACAGGCTTCTTGATTATGTCAAGTCGCTATCTCAAATCCCAGATCAAGGGGCTGATGAACTGGAACTGGTGATAGCTAAGGCTCAGCTAAAGGCCTTCTATCAATCAAAGGGCTATCCTGAACTTCCTACATTCTTAATTGGTGGACCATTGGTGGAGAATGATACTGAACCAGAATTAGTTGAAGCTACCATTGATGGATCTAGTCCAGCTCTCACAGATATGGAATCTGTTAAGCCAAAGAGAGGCAGAGGGAGACCCCCcaagaaacaaaagaatattGTGTCTGAGTTGATGGAAGAGAAAAATGCTATTAGTCATGTGAATGGTGGCAAAATTGAATCTGGAAGTGCAGTTGATGACGAATTGGCATCTCTTTCTTCTGGAAAGAAACGTAAGCAGATTGACTTTGATTATGTAGACCCAGAAAAACATAAAGCAAAAAAGGTTGATTTGTTAGAAGATATGGAGACCAAATCTGCATCTCCAACGTTTGGCAGCTCTTTTAAAGTTGGGGAGTTCATACGTCGAGCTGCAAGCCACCTGACAGGTGCTCCACCTATTTTAAAGTTACATGGTGAAACAATTCAGAAGAGTGTTACCAAGGTTGATGATGGTAAATTTGACGTTTTCAGTACTGATGATTCTACTCATCCTGTAGTGGAGAGGCGAAAGAGAAAGTTAAGCAACTCAAAGGACTATGCTTCCCCAGAAGAACTGTTGTCACAGCTCTGTTTGGCTGCAAGTGATCCTACAGAAGAATATGATTTTTCGCCAACAATTATTTGTTTCTTCACTGATTTCAGAGACTTCACATGTACAGTTTCTTCTGAAGATGAAAAGCATGCTCAGAAAGCAGGAGGTAAGAgggggagaaaaagaaaggttGATTCCCAGTTAGCCATTTCTGAGTCATCTGTGACTGATCATATGCAGGATTCTTACTGGTCTGATTTGATAAATGATAGCAGCCCCCTTATTGCCCTTAAGAGAAGAGATGAAGCTCATTTACAAAGGCGTAGGAGGAGAAAGTCTTTAGGGGAAACATCACCGTCTCTTTCACATCTGCAAGCAGGAAACGTTAGTCCTAGCCTGAAACAGGTGCTGGCAACAGACAGGTCAGTTGTTACTGTGGAAGAAAAAATCGTTGACGAGTGTACTCCAACTGCTCTGTTTTTGAGTTTCAGTAAGTCAAATGCTCTTCCTTCTGAGACCGATCTCATTAGAATTTTTAGTCGCTATGGACCTCTTAGAGAAGCAGAAACAGAAGTGCAAATGAAGCTAAACCGTGCTAAAGTGATCTTCAAGAGGCGTGCTGATGCAGAGATAGCTTTTAGTAGTGCTGGAAAATATAGCATCTTTGGGCCATCTCTTATCAGTTATCGGCTTCGGCATTTGCCATTATCACCTGATATTTCTCCAAGCATGACGCTACAAGGCGAAAACAGTGCAATACTTGGCGATGTTGACAATTTGGAGGTTCCTG CTCCTGAAGAGACTAGAGTTGTGTCAGAAACTGTGCAACTTGAAGCTGTGGGAGAAGGATCAGTAGAAAAATTGACAGAAATGAATGCACAAACATCATCCAACTTTGTGTTAGCTCTGGAAGACACTGTTGTTGAGTCAGATGCTATGCAGCTTGAAGCTGTGGATGAAGGTTTAGTTGAGAAATATGTTGAAATGAACCAGCAAACTTCATCCAACTCTGTCATAGCTCTACAAGAGACTGGAGTTGATTCAGATACTATGCAAATTGAAACTGTCACTGAAGAATCAATGGGTAAATCCACCGAATTGAATGAGCAAATATCATCCGATTTTGTCTTACCCGTGGAAGAGACTGGAATCGAATCAGATACTATGCACTTTGAAGCTGTAGGTCAAGGATTGGCTGAGAAATCCAGTGAAATGAATGAGCAAACATCAAACTTAGCTCTAGAAGAGACTAGAGTTGAGTCAGATACACCGCAACTTGAAACTGTCGGTGAAGGATTGGTAGAGAAATCCATTGAAATGGAGGGGAATAGTATATTAGTTCTAGAGGAGACTAGACTTGGGTCAGATGCTATGCAGCTTGAAGCTGTTGGTGATGGTTTAGTTGAGACATCTGCAGAAACAGGCGAGGAAACATCATCCAATTTTGTCTTAACTCTAGAAGAGTCTAGAGTTGATGCAGATGCTATGCATCTAGAGGCTGTCGCTGGAGGATCAGTAGAGAAATCCGCTGAAAAGAATGAGCAGCCATCATCCGATGTAGTCAACGAGACTAAATTTGAGTTAGATACTATGCAGATTGAAGAAGCTGTTGCTGAAGGATTGGCTGAGAAATTCAGTGAAATGAAGGAGCAAGCATCAATTTTAGCCCCAGAGGAGACAAGAGTTGACTCAGATGCTATGCAACTAGAGGCTCTTGCTGAAGGATCAGTAGAGAAACCGACTGAAATGAATAAGCAAACATCGTCTGACTTAGTCTTAACCCTGGAAGAGACTAAAGTTCAAACATCGTCTGACTTAGTCTTAACCCTGGAAGAGACTAAAGTTGAGTCAGATACTATGCAGCTTGCAGGAGCGATTGGTGAAGGATCGGCTGAGAAATCCAGTGGAGTGAATGAGCAAACATCAATCTTTGTGGAAGAGTCTAAAGTCGGGTCAGATACTGTGCAACTTGAAGCTGGGGGTGAAGAATCAGTAGAGAATTCTGCTGAAATGAAGGAGCATAGTGTCTTAGCTGTAGTTGAGACTAGAGTTGAGCCAGATTCTCTGCAACTTGAAGCTGCAGGTGAAGGCTTGGTTGAGAAATCTGGTGAACTGAATGAGCAAAAATCATCAGATTTTGTCTTAGCTATGGGAGAGACCAGAGTTGACTCAGATATGTTAATCGAAGCTGTCGCTGAAGGACCAGCTGACAAATCCATTGAAGCAAAGCAGCAAACATCACCCAACATTCCCTCAACTCTGGAAGAGACCACAATTGGGTCAGATACTATACAACATGAAGCTGTGGATGAAGAATCTATTGAAGCAAAGCAGCAAACATCATCCAATATTCCCTCAACTCTGGACAAGACCACAATTCAGTCAGATTCTATGCAACATGAAGCTGTGGATGAAATCACAATTGAGTCAGATATGCAACATGAAACTGTGGATGAAGAATCCATTGAAGCAAAGCAGCAAACATCATTCAACATTCTCTCAACTCTGGAAGAGACCACAACTGAGTCAGGTACTATGCAATGTGAAGCAGTGGATGAAGGACCGGATGGGAAATCCATTGAGATGAACGAGAAAACATCATCTGACTTTCTGTCAGCTGTAGAGGAGACTAAAGTTGAGTCAGATTCTATGCAAACTGAAGCTTTTGTTGAAGGATTGGTTGGGAAATCAATTGAAGTTAATGAGCGACCATCGACCGTAGCTCCAGAGGAGACGAGAGATGAGTCAGAAACTCTGCAAGCTGAAGCTGTAGGTGGAGGATTGGTTGATAAATCGGTCGAAATGAACGAGCAAACATCATAA
- the LOC109719691 gene encoding nuclear transcription factor Y subunit B-like isoform X2 has product MADAPASPGGGGSHESGGDGSPRSNVREQDRFLPIANLSRIMKKGIPANGKIAKEAKETVQECVSEFISFVTSEASDKCQREKRKTINGDDLLWAMATLGFEDYIEPLKLYLQKYREGDSKLGAKGGDGSIKKDGGVLLLGGAQQGSSTQGLSQQGLYNQGMNYMQPQ; this is encoded by the exons ATGGCGGACGCTCCGGCGAGCCCGGGCGGCGGCGGGAGCCACGAGAGCGGGGGGGACGGGAGCCCCCGGTCCAACGTGCGGGAGCAAGACCGCTTCCTCCCCATCGCCAACCTTAGTAGGATCATGAAGAAGGGTATCCCCGCTAATGGGAAAATCGCCAAGGAGGCGAAGGAAACGGTGCAGGAGTGCGTTTCTGAGTTCATCAGCTTCGTCACCAGCGA GGCGAGCGATAAGTGCcagagggagaagaggaagacTATCAACGGCGACGATCTGCTGTGGGCGATGGCGACGCTGGGTTTCGAGGACTACATCGAGCCGCTGAAGCTGTACCTGCAGAAATATAGAGag GGGGATAGTAAGTTGGGTGCTAAGGGCGGAGATGGCTCTATTAAGAAAGATGGGGGGGTTCTTCTGCTTGGTGGGGCTCAGCAAGGCTCAAGCACCCAAGGG CTGAGTCAACAAGGACTTTACAATCAAGGCATGAATTACATGCAACCTCAG TAA
- the LOC109719691 gene encoding nuclear transcription factor Y subunit B-like isoform X1 translates to MADAPASPGGGGSHESGGDGSPRSNVREQDRFLPIANLSRIMKKGIPANGKIAKEAKETVQECVSEFISFVTSEASDKCQREKRKTINGDDLLWAMATLGFEDYIEPLKLYLQKYRELEGDSKLGAKGGDGSIKKDGGVLLLGGAQQGSSTQGLSQQGLYNQGMNYMQPQ, encoded by the exons ATGGCGGACGCTCCGGCGAGCCCGGGCGGCGGCGGGAGCCACGAGAGCGGGGGGGACGGGAGCCCCCGGTCCAACGTGCGGGAGCAAGACCGCTTCCTCCCCATCGCCAACCTTAGTAGGATCATGAAGAAGGGTATCCCCGCTAATGGGAAAATCGCCAAGGAGGCGAAGGAAACGGTGCAGGAGTGCGTTTCTGAGTTCATCAGCTTCGTCACCAGCGA GGCGAGCGATAAGTGCcagagggagaagaggaagacTATCAACGGCGACGATCTGCTGTGGGCGATGGCGACGCTGGGTTTCGAGGACTACATCGAGCCGCTGAAGCTGTACCTGCAGAAATATAGAGag CTGGAG GGGGATAGTAAGTTGGGTGCTAAGGGCGGAGATGGCTCTATTAAGAAAGATGGGGGGGTTCTTCTGCTTGGTGGGGCTCAGCAAGGCTCAAGCACCCAAGGG CTGAGTCAACAAGGACTTTACAATCAAGGCATGAATTACATGCAACCTCAG TAA